A DNA window from Mucilaginibacter xinganensis contains the following coding sequences:
- a CDS encoding response regulator transcription factor encodes MGRIKLAIADDHKIFRNGLKATLEDCADFDLVLEASNGKQLMGMLNDVTPDVILMDIKMPEMDGIQTTTAVKQKYKNIKVLALSMFNEDKYIVDMMKAGASGYLLKNAEPEEIIEAISTVYNKDYYFNEHLSITLIKQLAGNNQPGSTQSLADFNEREIEVLRLVCQEYSNQEIADKICLSIRTVEGYRARLFEKTRSKNLVGLVIFAIKTGIINV; translated from the coding sequence ATGGGAAGGATCAAACTAGCTATTGCGGATGACCATAAGATTTTCAGGAACGGTTTAAAAGCTACGCTGGAAGACTGTGCCGACTTTGATTTGGTACTTGAAGCATCAAACGGCAAACAGCTGATGGGGATGCTGAACGATGTTACGCCGGACGTAATATTAATGGATATTAAAATGCCCGAAATGGACGGTATCCAAACCACAACCGCAGTTAAACAGAAATACAAAAACATTAAGGTACTTGCGCTTTCCATGTTTAACGAAGACAAGTATATTGTAGATATGATGAAAGCCGGTGCATCAGGCTATCTGCTCAAGAATGCGGAACCCGAAGAGATCATTGAGGCTATCTCAACCGTTTATAATAAAGACTATTACTTTAACGAGCATCTTTCCATAACCCTGATCAAGCAGCTGGCCGGTAATAACCAGCCCGGTTCCACGCAATCGCTGGCCGACTTTAACGAACGCGAAATTGAGGTGCTGCGCCTGGTATGCCAGGAGTACTCCAATCAGGAAATTGCGGATAAAATCTGCCTCAGCATCCGTACCGTTGAAGGCTATCGTGCACGATTATTTGAAAAAACACGCTCAAAGAACCTGGTCGGCCTTGTAATCTTCGCCATTAAGACGGGGATTATCAATGTTTAA
- a CDS encoding ABC transporter ATP-binding protein — protein sequence MKILLSYLSKHRWVVALALLMAALNIGFSLLDPYITGRIVDGVIEKRSILAYDQYIHNIIVLVSMAIGVAMVSRIAKNFQDYFTNIITQKVGAEMYADGLTHSLELPYQVFEDQRSGETLGILQKVRLDCEKFITSFISILFVSLIGMVFVIVYSVHVSYKVTLVYFAAIPIITFVSMAMSRKIKTIQKRIVSETTALAGSTTESLRNIELVKSLGLVKQEIARLNNTTYKILGLELKKVKYVRSMSFVQGTTVNFVRSVMVVVLLLLIFHGTISPGQYFSFLFYSFFLFNPLQELGNVILSWREAEVSLGNFKGILNTPIDKKPEKPVLLEKVKTLTFDNVSFKHLTANRNALNNISFETNTGETIAFVGPSGSGKTTLVKLLVGLYQPLEGDILYNNILSKEIDLDQLREKIGFVTQDTQLFSGSIRENLLFVRPGATDEECLDVLERAACQTLMARADNGLSTVIGEGGVKVSGGEKQRLSIARALLRKPDILVFDEATSSLDSITEEEITETIRDVSVLDNHITILIAHRLSTIMHADNIYVLEKGKIIESGKHLDLIAQKGLYYAMWRQQIGEKISVEA from the coding sequence ATGAAGATCTTATTATCCTACCTGTCAAAGCACCGCTGGGTTGTTGCACTTGCACTGCTTATGGCAGCCTTAAATATCGGCTTTTCCCTGCTTGATCCTTATATCACCGGCCGCATTGTTGATGGCGTTATTGAAAAACGCAGCATACTGGCTTATGATCAGTATATCCACAACATTATCGTACTGGTAAGCATGGCCATAGGCGTTGCCATGGTATCGCGTATAGCTAAAAACTTCCAGGATTATTTCACCAATATTATTACCCAAAAGGTGGGCGCCGAAATGTACGCCGACGGGTTAACCCACTCTTTAGAGTTACCCTACCAGGTATTTGAAGACCAGCGCAGCGGCGAAACTTTGGGCATATTGCAAAAGGTGCGGCTGGATTGCGAAAAGTTTATCACCTCGTTCATCAGTATCTTGTTCGTGAGCCTTATCGGAATGGTGTTTGTGATCGTATATTCTGTACATGTGAGCTATAAGGTTACACTGGTGTATTTCGCTGCTATTCCCATCATCACGTTTGTGAGTATGGCCATGAGCCGTAAAATAAAGACCATCCAAAAGCGCATCGTATCAGAAACCACAGCCCTTGCCGGCTCCACTACGGAGTCGTTACGGAATATTGAGCTGGTTAAGAGTTTGGGTTTGGTGAAACAGGAAATTGCTAGGTTGAACAATACCACTTACAAGATCCTGGGGCTGGAACTTAAAAAGGTAAAATATGTCCGCAGTATGAGCTTTGTGCAGGGCACAACGGTAAACTTTGTGCGCAGTGTAATGGTGGTGGTGTTGCTGCTGCTCATCTTCCACGGCACCATTTCGCCGGGGCAATATTTCAGCTTCCTGTTTTACTCGTTCTTTCTGTTTAATCCTTTGCAGGAGCTGGGTAATGTGATCCTGTCATGGCGCGAGGCCGAGGTATCTTTGGGCAACTTTAAGGGAATCCTGAATACACCGATAGATAAGAAACCGGAGAAACCGGTATTACTTGAAAAGGTTAAAACCCTCACTTTTGATAACGTGAGCTTTAAGCACTTAACGGCTAACCGCAACGCGCTTAACAACATCAGCTTTGAAACCAATACCGGCGAAACCATTGCCTTTGTTGGCCCCTCAGGTTCAGGAAAAACCACGCTGGTGAAGCTGTTGGTAGGCTTGTACCAGCCGCTGGAAGGTGATATTTTATATAACAACATCCTGAGCAAGGAAATTGACCTCGACCAGCTGCGTGAGAAGATTGGCTTTGTAACTCAGGATACCCAGCTGTTCTCGGGCTCAATCAGGGAGAACCTGTTATTTGTGCGCCCCGGCGCTACGGATGAGGAATGCCTTGATGTGCTGGAACGTGCCGCCTGCCAAACACTAATGGCCCGCGCCGATAATGGCTTAAGCACCGTAATTGGCGAGGGTGGGGTAAAGGTGTCGGGAGGGGAGAAGCAGCGCCTGTCAATAGCGCGCGCTTTGTTACGCAAACCGGATATCCTGGTGTTTGATGAGGCTACGTCATCGCTTGATTCGATAACCGAAGAGGAGATCACAGAAACCATTCGCGATGTTTCGGTGCTTGATAATCACATTACTATATTGATAGCCCACCGCTTGTCAACCATTATGCATGCCGATAACATTTACGTGCTTGAAAAAGGTAAGATCATTGAATCGGGCAAACACCTTGACCTGATCGCCCAAAAAGGACTGTACTATGCCATGTGGCGTCAGCAGATAGGGGAGAAGATTAGTGTGGAAGCTTAA
- the frr gene encoding ribosome recycling factor — protein sequence MSELIKKQVTDAKAHMDKAIDHCDGELQKIRAGKASPSMLDDIMVDYYGSPTPLSQVGSVNTPDARTIVVQPWEKSMLSAIEKAIMEANLGVNPQNDGVIIRINVPPLTEERRRDLAKKAKAEAESGKIAIRNIRKDANEKIRKLKTEGVSEDEMKAGEAEIQKLTDAYIIKVDVLSDAKEKDIMTV from the coding sequence ATGAGCGAACTCATTAAAAAACAAGTCACAGACGCCAAAGCACACATGGACAAAGCTATTGACCATTGCGACGGCGAGTTACAAAAGATCCGCGCCGGAAAGGCCAGTCCTTCCATGCTTGATGATATAATGGTTGATTACTATGGCAGCCCAACGCCGTTGAGCCAGGTGGGCAGCGTTAACACGCCCGATGCGCGTACCATTGTGGTGCAGCCCTGGGAAAAGTCGATGCTGAGCGCTATTGAAAAGGCCATTATGGAAGCTAACCTTGGTGTTAACCCGCAAAATGACGGGGTGATCATCCGCATCAACGTACCACCGCTAACCGAAGAACGCCGCCGCGATCTTGCCAAAAAGGCAAAAGCTGAAGCTGAAAGCGGTAAAATAGCGATCCGTAACATCCGCAAGGATGCCAATGAGAAGATCAGGAAGCTGAAAACTGAAGGTGTGTCGGAAGATGAGATGAAAGCCGGCGAAGCCGAGATCCAGAAGCTTACTGATGCCTACATCATTAAGGTTGATGTGCTTTCTGACGCAAAGGAAAAAGATATCATGACGGTTTAA
- a CDS encoding very short patch repair endonuclease, which yields MADVHSKETRSYNMSRIRSKDTRPEMLVRKFLHKNGFRYRLHVKTLPGKPDIVLPKYKTVIFIHGCFWHGHEGCKYYVVPKTRTEWWLNKIGGNILNDNNAEVLLKAAGWNIITIWECELKKSSLEATLENLINSLHKTS from the coding sequence ATGGCTGATGTACATTCAAAAGAAACCCGGAGTTATAACATGTCACGCATCAGGAGTAAGGATACCAGACCCGAAATGCTGGTGCGTAAGTTTCTGCATAAAAATGGTTTCCGCTACCGCCTGCATGTAAAAACCCTGCCCGGCAAACCTGATATTGTTTTACCGAAGTACAAAACCGTAATTTTTATCCATGGCTGTTTTTGGCACGGACACGAGGGGTGCAAATATTATGTAGTGCCGAAAACGAGAACGGAATGGTGGTTGAATAAAATAGGCGGAAATATTTTAAATGATAACAATGCGGAAGTCTTGTTAAAAGCAGCCGGCTGGAATATTATTACCATTTGGGAATGTGAATTAAAAAAATCTTCGCTCGAAGCTACACTTGAAAACCTGATAAATTCGCTTCATAAAACTTCTTAA
- a CDS encoding helix-turn-helix domain-containing protein, giving the protein MDIRKKIGLRIKEYRTNLKLTQEALAFKAEIDKTYVNEVENGKRNVSVINLEKIICALDATIRDFFDSEVFEGGIN; this is encoded by the coding sequence ATGGATATTCGTAAGAAAATCGGCCTGCGCATAAAGGAATACCGAACAAATTTAAAACTCACCCAGGAAGCTTTAGCCTTTAAGGCAGAGATAGATAAGACGTATGTCAATGAGGTAGAGAACGGGAAAAGAAACGTTTCTGTAATAAATCTTGAAAAAATAATCTGTGCGCTAGACGCGACTATCAGAGATTTTTTCGACAGTGAAGTTTTTGAAGGGGGGATTAACTAA
- the dcm gene encoding DNA (cytosine-5-)-methyltransferase has protein sequence MAAKPSQAKSNIVNNELDSAVLTHYVVTKNDVYKEKAYDITENSYGNFQEPEVLYQAIQKELFDVNDIPFPGPKPGAEKFTFIDLFAGIGGFRLALQNLGGLCLYSSEYDKYAQKTYLANFGETPFGDITKEETKSYIPKTFDVLCGGFPCQPFSIAGVSKKNSLGRKHGFEDEKQGNLFFHVAEIIEKHRPKAFFLENVKNLVSHDKGNTFKVIRQTLLDLGYSFDHRVLNGKHFVPQHRDRTIMVGFDKKVFGEDISFDFNLVKLPEANKKIKSILKEDVDPKYTLSDHLWNYLQEYAKKHKLKGNGFGFGLVNLDGISRTMSARYYKDGAEILIPQNGSAPRRLTPDECAALQGYPVNKGKKSFRIPVSDNQAYKQFGNSVVTPLIQAVGKEIVNLLQHE, from the coding sequence ATGGCAGCAAAACCATCCCAGGCAAAGTCAAACATTGTTAATAATGAACTTGACTCGGCAGTGCTTACTCATTATGTGGTAACTAAAAACGATGTATACAAAGAGAAAGCTTATGATATAACTGAAAATAGTTATGGAAATTTTCAGGAGCCAGAAGTATTATATCAGGCAATACAAAAAGAACTATTTGACGTTAATGATATACCGTTCCCCGGTCCAAAACCGGGAGCAGAAAAATTCACTTTTATTGATCTGTTTGCGGGCATAGGTGGCTTTAGATTAGCGCTACAAAATTTAGGTGGCCTTTGTCTTTACAGTTCTGAATATGATAAATATGCTCAAAAAACATATTTGGCTAATTTCGGTGAAACCCCCTTCGGTGACATAACTAAAGAAGAAACAAAATCTTATATCCCGAAGACATTTGATGTTCTGTGTGGAGGTTTTCCCTGCCAACCGTTTTCAATCGCTGGTGTGTCTAAAAAAAATAGCCTTGGAAGAAAACACGGTTTTGAGGATGAAAAACAGGGAAACTTATTTTTTCATGTTGCTGAAATTATTGAGAAACACAGGCCCAAGGCATTTTTTCTTGAGAATGTAAAAAATCTTGTATCTCATGATAAAGGCAATACTTTCAAAGTAATAAGACAAACGCTGTTGGATTTGGGATACTCATTTGATCATAGGGTTCTAAATGGAAAACACTTTGTTCCTCAACATCGTGACAGAACTATAATGGTAGGCTTCGATAAGAAAGTTTTTGGCGAGGATATTTCATTTGACTTTAACTTAGTTAAACTTCCTGAAGCCAACAAAAAAATAAAATCCATTCTTAAAGAAGATGTCGATCCTAAATATACACTGTCAGATCACTTATGGAATTACCTGCAGGAGTATGCTAAGAAGCATAAACTAAAAGGTAATGGTTTTGGATTTGGCCTTGTCAATTTGGATGGAATAAGCAGAACAATGAGTGCCCGTTATTATAAAGATGGTGCAGAAATTCTTATTCCACAGAACGGATCTGCCCCAAGAAGATTAACACCTGATGAGTGTGCAGCATTGCAGGGTTATCCTGTAAATAAAGGAAAGAAAAGTTTCAGAATACCTGTTTCGGATAATCAAGCTTATAAACAGTTTGGTAATTCGGTTGTAACACCACTTATCCAGGCAGTTGGAAAAGAAATTGTAAACTTACTACAGCATGAATAG
- a CDS encoding type II restriction endonuclease codes for MNSIAEQAILSVQKSLKSFCKFISANDAGGTGAHQSGFYIPKNSFSLLFETAGVKGSNKDRFVTIRWQNEFETTSRFIYYGTGTRNEYRLTRFGKGFPFLGEDNVGDLLIISQINVGYYEGFVLTLDDDIENFFTVFNISSNETNKLIEKTESFNAEDSLLECFLSYNKSFITDFPSTNSLSKNARDCYNISYKITDNNIKSEPDKYLLKWLDTEYQLFKSIEFKVYSEKIKTPFKSVEELVEIANTILNRRKSRAGKSLELHLAEVFNKFELLYDPQVITEDNKKPDFIFPGGKYYHDSNYDSQKLIFLASKTTCKDRWRQIINEANRIEIKHLFTLQQGISKNQLNEMYKEGVRLVVPKPYIGSFPEEYQPKILSLENFINFTSIKQT; via the coding sequence ATGAATAGCATTGCAGAACAAGCCATTTTATCTGTTCAAAAATCTCTCAAGTCATTTTGCAAGTTTATTTCGGCAAATGATGCAGGAGGGACGGGCGCTCACCAAAGTGGCTTTTACATCCCCAAAAACTCTTTTTCACTGTTATTTGAAACAGCAGGAGTAAAAGGCAGCAATAAAGATCGATTTGTAACAATCAGGTGGCAGAATGAGTTTGAAACCACAAGCAGATTTATTTACTATGGGACCGGCACGAGAAATGAATACAGATTGACGCGATTTGGTAAGGGCTTTCCATTTTTAGGAGAAGATAACGTGGGAGATTTACTGATAATTTCCCAAATCAATGTGGGCTATTACGAAGGGTTTGTTTTAACTTTAGACGACGACATAGAAAATTTTTTTACTGTATTTAATATTTCATCAAACGAAACGAACAAACTAATAGAAAAAACGGAATCTTTTAATGCTGAGGATAGCTTGTTGGAATGCTTCCTATCCTACAATAAGTCATTTATAACCGATTTTCCCTCAACTAACAGCCTGTCTAAAAATGCGAGAGATTGTTATAATATATCCTATAAAATTACAGATAACAATATTAAAAGCGAACCAGATAAATATCTATTAAAATGGTTGGACACGGAATATCAATTATTTAAGTCGATCGAATTTAAAGTATATTCTGAAAAGATAAAAACACCTTTTAAAAGTGTAGAGGAATTAGTTGAAATAGCTAATACAATATTGAACAGAAGGAAAAGTCGCGCCGGAAAATCTTTGGAACTTCACTTGGCAGAAGTATTCAATAAATTTGAATTACTATATGATCCCCAAGTAATCACTGAAGATAATAAAAAACCTGATTTCATATTCCCGGGTGGGAAATATTATCATGACTCAAATTATGATTCTCAGAAATTAATTTTCCTTGCCTCAAAGACTACGTGCAAAGACAGATGGCGACAAATTATAAATGAGGCGAATAGAATTGAGATAAAACATTTATTTACGTTACAGCAGGGAATATCTAAAAACCAGTTGAATGAGATGTATAAAGAGGGCGTAAGACTAGTCGTTCCCAAGCCTTACATAGGAAGTTTTCCCGAAGAGTATCAGCCAAAAATACTTTCACTAGAAAATTTTATAAATTTTACTTCCATTAAACAGACGTAA